Within Elizabethkingia sp. JS20170427COW, the genomic segment GTGATTTTAGTCATCATCATTGCCATTGCAGGATGGGGAGTTAGCAAATACAACTCTCTTGTTACTAAAGACCAAGCCGTACAAAAAGTATGGGGAGATGTGGAAACCGTTTATCAAAAAAGAGCTAACCTTATCCCTAATTTGGAAAGAACCGTAAAGTCTTATGCTAAATTTGAAAAGGAAACTCTTACCTCTGTAGTAGAAGCCAGAGCTAAAGCTACCTCTGTAAATATAGACCCTACGAATATGACGGAGGCCGATTTACAGAAATTCCAAGCAGCACAAGGACAACTTTCGGGTGCTTTAGGTAGATTAATGATGGTAGTAGAAAAATACCCTGATTTAAAGGCTGACCAACAGTACATTAACTTCCAAAGAGAATATACAGCTATTGAAAACAGTATCCGTATGGAAACTGTAAATTATAACGCTGCTGCACAAAGCTATAATACTTATAGAAATGTTTTCCCTAATAATGTAGTGGCTAACTTCACCAACTTTAAGGAGAAACCATACTTTAAGGCCGATGCAGGAGCTGAAAAAGCACCAGAAGCTTTCCAAGATAATGAGTAATTCCTTTTTAAATAACGAAGAAATGGCTTCTCTTGTAGAAGCCATTCAATTAGCTGAGAGTTTCTCCACAGGAGAAATCCGGA encodes:
- a CDS encoding LemA family protein, with the translated sequence MKNKGCAAAAVVGGVILVIIIAIAGWGVSKYNSLVTKDQAVQKVWGDVETVYQKRANLIPNLERTVKSYAKFEKETLTSVVEARAKATSVNIDPTNMTEADLQKFQAAQGQLSGALGRLMMVVEKYPDLKADQQYINFQREYTAIENSIRMETVNYNAAAQSYNTYRNVFPNNVVANFTNFKEKPYFKADAGAEKAPEAFQDNE